A stretch of Clostridium formicaceticum DNA encodes these proteins:
- a CDS encoding GH36-type glycosyl hydrolase domain-containing protein has translation MFLNKHNGKGEDHKVVDLKDILLTPEELENHAKKIAKNHTVFHESRSLKHLLKRLDQNFERITFIYKSFNEALKHKQDLSPASEWLLDNFYKVEEQVKEVRQNLSEEKFLKLDTLNTGFLEGYPRAYAIALELLSHTEGKLEERTLISFIESYQSQRVLKIAEIWAISLMIRCALMENIRRISEKIYTHHIAWRKAEEVAGLSEEEILVAVKENIQMDERVNAPYVEHLLRVLRREGVEAGAVITYLEKKLKDYNTSVKSLIEEEHREQAAKKVAIGNSITSLNIVATIDWNDIFESLSVVEKILKEDAAGVYRQLDFDSRDYYRNQVEKIAKKLKEPETRVARKAVECSHDADETYEGGKRKHVGFYLLDKGRKTLFESLGHAAVKDSFKNKELSTYLLPIALITICILLGTILYGRQFTAGIGLSILIGLIVLIPASDIAVTFTNWLLTHMFPPTFLPRIEYREGITKENATLVVVPTLLPNKERVEEIMKQMEVFYLANKENYLYFALAGDYKDSDRMDLPEDQAIIDAGTKAAEKLNQKYGKNIFYFFHRQRQFCEKQKKWMGWERKRGALVELNELIKDSKETSYKFISGNIGNLKDIKYVITIDADTQLPIDAAKKLIGIASHPLHKPIIDEEKGRVVEGYGLVQPRIGVNIESTNTSFFTKIFAGRGGIDVYTVANSDVYQDLFGRGIFTGKGIYHIDVFHKVLGEAIPDHTILSHDLLEGSYVGTGLATDFELIDNYPSKYNAYAMRLHRWVRGDWQLIRWLFSKVKNRRGVIVKNPLTALAKWQILDNMRRSLVPIALVLLFVLGMTLFPGSPIFWIGLGLVTIGFPLVLSLFDYLRERHYKAINERLDADIIVGLRASGYQALLTFIFLPYQAYMMGDAILRTLYRVYISKENLLEWVTAADVEKNLQKDQRSFIKRMQSAIVIAVIVFFAILYRQPLHLIYGFPIVILWGMGPWIAFHISKEIEKKEEILEEKEIQQLRRVARKTWAYYEDFAGEENNYLPPDNYQVFPPNELAYRTSPTNIGFLLMAILAARDFGYLSTGKMMDSIEKTITTVEKMDTWRGHLYNWYDTRTLEVLRPYYISTVDSGNFISYLITVKEGIKEYLEKPLIDKNMLQGLADTLTLMEDETTIDPSLLKELLKNEEMNLSEFIDKIENLHQTQEIGECGWKRRFDDMVNDFSKELTMFFPSKDLLNSRRRLSNLENLSLLGLKENYEKILSKIKNKKEDEVVKELMEKLHYVDRKINKANALIERISSMVTAAEFVHLYDFKRHLFSIGYNVDEERLTNAYYDLLASEVRTTSYLAIARREVPKKHWFKLGRAMSIIEGYRGLVSWTGTMFEYFMPYLVMKNYENTLMEESYATAIKAQKRYCQQRKVPWGISESGYYAFDMALNYQYKAFGVPDLGLKRGLSKDMVISPYSTFLALPFASKEAMKNIHELTKEGLEAEYGFYEAMDYTPRKVAENKVGEIVKSFMAHHQGMIFASLDNFLNKNIMQARFHRDPVVRAGEILLQERIPLRMIITKQYKEAVEPLKKEEGSYERMVATYGMPENALPKCHLLSNGRYAVMLTNIGTGYSKMEKLQITRWREDAIHGKDGTHIFIRHLNSDKIWTTAMAPISQEPDAYKVKFLQDKVTFLRTDEDIDTFTEIVVSPEDDVEIRRVTLTNHGNETANIEVTSYFETVMTYQAADVAHPAFSNLFVRTEVLSEHDTLIASRRPREHGQETKWIFHTITVDGETMGGLEYESNRGAFIGRGRNVSNAIGLRQPLSGTAGIVLDPIMSLRKTIKVPAGKAVTISFSTGIHDTREEVIKLAKKYREHSSQQRSFQLAITRSQVEASYSNLKPAEMRIYQEMISSILYLNPIRRKYEDILKRNTKAQSSLWAYGISGDLPIVLVSIKSTEDIDVVGQVLKAHEYWRMKGLSVDLVVLNEDESNYLQPLQQQIHDRVAASQGRYLLDQPGGIFIRSADIIPEEDQVLLYTVARVVIKAEAGPLHTQLDSIKEESTEKAMKIFTKEKQQYLSKEEVLDLDYYNGYGGFSKDGREYIIRLKENLYTPAPWINVVANKNFGFIVSERGSSFTWAENSRENKLTPWSNDPVTDPSGEIVYLRDEETGEVWSITASPIREKESYTISHGLGYSTFRHHSQGILQELTMFVPKEDAIKINLIKLKNSSNSNRKLTLTYYLRPVMGVSDQVTQQHIITEKGENIDAMLIQNPYNSDFPGRIAFAAASEKIDSYTCDRQEFIGFEGSLIHPVALKREGLSNKAGAGYDPCVALQITINLLANTEREIVFLFGQSENIEKVNHMVKQYKSINNSKQALEEVKAYWLQLVDTIQVKTPDLSMNLMLNQWLLYQTISCRIWARSAFYQSGGAYGFRDQLQDAMNMVYPLAEATREQILLHCAHQFVEGDVQHWWHPGAGDKGIRTRFSDDLLWLPFAVVEYLHNTGDYSILEEEVQFLEEEPLREHEDERYGIPRISEEKAPVYEHCIRAIERGLQFGENGIPLMGSGDWNDGMNTVGNKGKGESVWLGWFLYTILNGFSEVCNKMQEEGRSKRYKDFAKQIAEAIEKNAWDGAWYIRAFYDDGSPLGSSQNSECKIDSLAQSWSIISEGGREDRSKRAMEAVEQYLIKRNEGLILLFTPPFDKSEQNPGYIKGYVPGVRENGGQYTHAATWVIKAFAMAGEGDKAWELFNLINPINHTRTHLECATYKLEPYVMAADVYAVSPHTGRGGWSWYTGVSGWMYKVGVESILGLKKNEDKLFIDPCIPKDWQQYEMRYRYKSTYYHIIVKNPNAANHQVKKMQLDGTEVQEGYISLVDDQKTHEVQVIL, from the coding sequence ATTTAGAAAAGAAGTTAAAGGACTATAACACCTCTGTTAAAAGTTTGATTGAAGAAGAACATAGGGAACAGGCAGCAAAAAAAGTAGCCATAGGAAACTCCATTACCAGTCTAAATATTGTTGCAACCATAGATTGGAATGATATTTTTGAAAGCTTAAGTGTTGTAGAAAAAATTTTAAAGGAAGATGCTGCTGGGGTTTACCGCCAACTTGACTTTGACTCAAGGGATTATTATAGGAATCAGGTTGAAAAAATAGCAAAAAAGTTGAAGGAGCCGGAAACAAGAGTAGCTAGAAAGGCAGTGGAGTGTAGTCATGATGCTGATGAAACCTATGAGGGAGGTAAAAGAAAGCATGTTGGCTTTTATTTATTAGATAAAGGAAGAAAAACTTTATTCGAAAGCTTAGGTCATGCAGCAGTAAAGGATTCCTTTAAAAATAAGGAGCTTTCTACCTACTTACTACCCATAGCATTGATTACAATTTGCATTCTTTTAGGTACCATCCTGTATGGAAGACAATTTACTGCAGGGATAGGTTTAAGTATTTTGATAGGACTTATTGTTCTTATCCCTGCCAGTGATATTGCTGTTACTTTTACAAATTGGCTGTTAACCCATATGTTTCCTCCTACTTTTTTGCCTAGAATTGAATATAGAGAAGGAATCACAAAGGAAAATGCTACCCTTGTGGTGGTACCTACCCTTCTTCCTAATAAGGAAAGAGTAGAAGAGATCATGAAACAGATGGAGGTATTTTATCTTGCCAACAAAGAAAACTATCTTTACTTTGCTTTAGCAGGGGATTACAAAGATAGTGATAGAATGGATTTACCAGAAGATCAAGCAATTATTGATGCTGGTACCAAAGCAGCTGAAAAACTAAACCAAAAATATGGCAAAAATATTTTTTATTTTTTTCATAGGCAAAGACAATTTTGTGAAAAACAAAAAAAATGGATGGGATGGGAAAGAAAAAGAGGTGCTCTTGTTGAACTCAATGAACTGATTAAGGATTCAAAGGAGACTTCCTATAAGTTTATCTCAGGAAATATAGGAAACTTAAAGGACATCAAATATGTGATTACTATTGATGCAGATACCCAGTTACCTATAGACGCAGCAAAAAAACTTATTGGCATCGCCAGTCATCCTTTACATAAGCCCATCATTGATGAGGAAAAAGGCAGGGTTGTAGAAGGCTATGGCCTTGTACAGCCTAGAATAGGTGTTAATATCGAAAGTACAAATACATCTTTTTTTACTAAAATATTTGCAGGGCGGGGAGGAATAGATGTCTATACTGTGGCTAATTCTGATGTTTATCAGGATTTATTCGGAAGGGGAATTTTCACAGGTAAAGGGATTTATCATATTGATGTTTTCCATAAAGTTTTAGGGGAAGCCATCCCAGACCATACGATATTAAGTCATGATCTTTTAGAGGGGAGCTATGTGGGGACAGGTTTGGCTACTGATTTTGAGTTGATTGATAATTACCCATCCAAATATAATGCTTATGCCATGCGATTGCATCGATGGGTGCGGGGAGATTGGCAACTGATACGATGGTTATTTTCTAAGGTGAAAAATCGAAGAGGCGTAATTGTGAAAAACCCTCTTACCGCTTTGGCTAAATGGCAGATTTTAGATAACATGAGGAGAAGTCTTGTGCCGATAGCCTTAGTGCTGCTATTTGTTTTGGGCATGACGCTATTTCCTGGATCCCCAATTTTTTGGATAGGTCTGGGGTTGGTGACGATTGGCTTTCCTTTGGTGCTGAGTCTTTTTGATTATTTAAGGGAGCGACACTATAAAGCCATCAATGAGCGATTAGATGCTGACATCATCGTTGGACTAAGAGCCAGTGGGTACCAAGCTCTGCTAACATTTATCTTTTTGCCTTACCAAGCTTATATGATGGGGGATGCTATTCTTCGCACCCTATATCGTGTTTATATTTCTAAGGAAAACCTACTGGAATGGGTTACAGCGGCTGATGTAGAAAAAAATCTCCAAAAGGATCAGAGAAGTTTTATAAAAAGGATGCAAAGTGCTATCGTTATAGCAGTAATCGTTTTTTTTGCTATTCTATATCGTCAACCTTTGCATTTAATCTATGGGTTTCCTATAGTGATTCTATGGGGGATGGGACCCTGGATTGCTTTTCACATTAGTAAAGAAATAGAAAAAAAGGAAGAAATCCTAGAAGAAAAGGAGATACAGCAGTTGCGTAGGGTTGCAAGAAAAACCTGGGCTTACTACGAAGATTTTGCAGGAGAAGAAAATAATTATCTCCCTCCTGATAATTATCAGGTCTTTCCCCCAAATGAATTGGCCTATAGAACCTCTCCAACCAATATTGGCTTCCTCTTGATGGCTATCTTAGCTGCAAGAGATTTTGGTTATTTATCCACTGGGAAGATGATGGATAGTATTGAAAAAACCATCACTACTGTAGAAAAAATGGATACCTGGCGGGGGCATCTTTATAATTGGTATGATACAAGGACATTAGAAGTTTTAAGACCCTATTATATCTCTACTGTGGATAGTGGAAATTTCATCAGCTACTTAATTACAGTGAAGGAGGGGATAAAGGAATATTTAGAAAAGCCCTTGATCGATAAAAATATGCTGCAGGGTTTAGCGGATACACTTACTTTGATGGAAGATGAAACAACGATAGATCCATCTCTATTGAAGGAATTGCTAAAAAATGAAGAGATGAATTTAAGTGAATTTATAGACAAGATTGAAAATCTCCATCAAACCCAAGAAATAGGAGAATGCGGTTGGAAGCGAAGATTTGATGATATGGTGAATGATTTTAGCAAAGAATTAACCATGTTTTTTCCCTCTAAAGATTTATTAAATAGCAGACGAAGGCTATCAAATTTAGAGAATCTGTCCCTCTTAGGCTTAAAGGAGAACTATGAAAAAATTTTATCGAAAATAAAGAATAAGAAAGAAGATGAAGTTGTAAAAGAATTGATGGAAAAACTGCACTATGTAGACAGAAAAATTAACAAAGCCAATGCTTTAATAGAAAGAATTTCCAGCATGGTGACGGCAGCAGAATTTGTACATTTATATGACTTTAAGCGACATCTGTTCTCTATCGGCTATAATGTTGATGAAGAGAGACTTACCAACGCTTATTATGACTTATTAGCCTCAGAGGTGAGGACAACCAGCTATTTGGCCATAGCTAGAAGAGAAGTACCTAAAAAGCATTGGTTTAAGTTGGGAAGAGCTATGTCTATTATTGAAGGCTATAGAGGTCTGGTATCTTGGACAGGTACTATGTTTGAGTATTTTATGCCCTATTTGGTGATGAAAAACTATGAGAATACCCTGATGGAGGAGAGTTATGCCACTGCTATAAAAGCACAAAAACGCTATTGCCAGCAGAGAAAAGTTCCCTGGGGAATTTCAGAATCTGGTTACTATGCCTTTGATATGGCACTCAATTATCAGTATAAAGCCTTTGGTGTACCGGATTTAGGGTTAAAGCGAGGACTGTCAAAGGATATGGTCATCTCCCCCTACTCTACCTTTTTAGCACTGCCCTTTGCATCTAAGGAGGCGATGAAAAATATCCATGAGCTAACAAAAGAGGGATTAGAAGCAGAATATGGCTTTTATGAAGCGATGGACTATACCCCAAGAAAAGTAGCAGAGAATAAAGTCGGGGAGATTGTAAAAAGCTTTATGGCCCATCATCAAGGGATGATTTTTGCTTCTTTAGATAATTTTCTCAATAAAAATATTATGCAGGCAAGATTTCATCGAGATCCTGTTGTTCGAGCTGGAGAAATCCTATTACAGGAACGCATTCCTCTAAGAATGATTATTACGAAACAGTACAAAGAAGCGGTAGAGCCTTTGAAAAAGGAAGAGGGAAGCTATGAAAGAATGGTGGCAACTTATGGTATGCCAGAGAATGCTTTACCAAAATGCCACCTTCTCTCCAATGGTAGATACGCTGTGATGCTTACCAACATTGGAACAGGCTATAGTAAAATGGAAAAATTACAAATTACCAGATGGCGTGAAGATGCAATCCATGGAAAGGATGGCACACATATTTTTATCCGTCACCTGAACAGCGATAAAATATGGACCACAGCCATGGCACCTATTTCACAGGAACCAGATGCCTATAAGGTAAAATTTCTTCAAGATAAGGTAACATTTCTTCGTACGGATGAAGATATAGATACCTTTACAGAAATCGTTGTGTCCCCAGAGGATGATGTGGAAATTAGGAGAGTGACATTAACGAACCATGGAAATGAAACGGCTAATATAGAGGTTACCAGCTACTTTGAAACAGTAATGACTTATCAGGCAGCGGATGTTGCCCATCCTGCCTTTAGTAATCTTTTTGTTAGAACGGAAGTGTTGTCTGAACATGACACTTTAATCGCTTCTAGAAGACCTAGAGAACATGGACAAGAAACCAAATGGATTTTCCACACCATCACTGTTGATGGAGAAACCATGGGAGGGCTTGAATATGAGAGCAATAGAGGGGCTTTTATTGGCAGAGGTAGAAACGTTAGCAATGCTATTGGACTAAGACAACCTTTGAGCGGCACAGCAGGCATTGTTCTTGATCCTATTATGAGTCTAAGAAAAACCATAAAAGTACCAGCAGGGAAGGCAGTGACTATTTCCTTTAGCACTGGCATCCATGATACAAGAGAGGAAGTTATCAAACTAGCAAAAAAATATCGGGAGCATTCTTCCCAACAACGTTCTTTCCAATTAGCCATTACTAGAAGCCAAGTAGAAGCTAGTTATTCGAACTTAAAACCAGCGGAGATGAGGATTTATCAAGAAATGATTTCCTCCATCCTGTATCTGAATCCTATAAGAAGAAAATATGAAGATATTCTCAAGCGAAATACCAAAGCCCAATCTAGCCTCTGGGCCTATGGTATATCAGGGGATTTGCCGATTGTATTGGTATCGATAAAAAGTACAGAGGATATTGACGTTGTGGGGCAAGTGCTAAAAGCCCATGAATACTGGAGAATGAAGGGATTAAGTGTTGATCTTGTGGTCTTGAATGAAGATGAAAGCAACTACTTGCAGCCTTTACAACAACAAATTCACGATAGGGTTGCTGCAAGTCAAGGAAGGTATTTATTAGATCAGCCAGGAGGCATTTTTATAAGGAGTGCTGACATCATCCCAGAAGAAGACCAAGTCCTTCTCTATACAGTGGCAAGAGTCGTTATCAAGGCGGAAGCTGGTCCGCTGCATACACAGTTAGACAGTATAAAAGAGGAAAGTACAGAAAAAGCAATGAAAATCTTTACCAAAGAAAAACAACAATATTTAAGTAAGGAGGAGGTTTTAGACCTAGACTACTACAATGGCTATGGAGGCTTTAGTAAGGATGGAAGAGAGTATATAATTCGTCTCAAAGAAAACCTCTATACGCCGGCACCATGGATTAATGTTGTGGCCAATAAAAATTTTGGTTTTATTGTTTCTGAAAGAGGTTCTAGTTTTACCTGGGCAGAAAATAGTAGGGAAAATAAACTAACCCCTTGGTCCAATGATCCTGTAACAGATCCTTCGGGAGAAATTGTCTACCTTAGAGATGAGGAGACGGGAGAAGTTTGGTCAATAACGGCTTCTCCTATTAGGGAAAAGGAAAGCTATACCATCTCCCATGGCTTAGGTTATTCCACCTTCCGACATCATAGTCAAGGGATTTTACAGGAATTAACGATGTTTGTTCCGAAGGAAGACGCAATAAAAATCAATTTGATAAAATTAAAGAATAGCAGCAATAGCAATAGAAAGCTGACTTTAACCTATTATTTAAGGCCCGTGATGGGGGTCAGTGATCAAGTTACCCAACAGCACATTATTACAGAAAAAGGTGAAAACATAGATGCAATGTTGATACAAAACCCTTATAATTCTGATTTTCCTGGTAGGATAGCCTTTGCTGCTGCTTCGGAGAAAATAGATTCTTATACCTGTGATCGACAAGAATTTATAGGCTTTGAGGGAAGTTTAATCCATCCGGTTGCCCTTAAGCGGGAAGGCTTATCGAACAAAGCCGGTGCAGGCTATGATCCCTGTGTAGCCCTTCAGATAACAATCAATCTTTTGGCAAATACAGAAAGGGAAATCGTATTTTTATTTGGTCAAAGTGAAAATATTGAAAAAGTTAATCATATGGTTAAACAATATAAAAGTATCAACAATAGCAAGCAGGCCCTTGAGGAAGTAAAAGCCTACTGGTTACAATTGGTGGATACAATTCAGGTAAAAACCCCGGATCTATCTATGAATCTCATGTTAAACCAATGGCTATTGTATCAAACCATATCCTGCAGAATCTGGGCAAGGTCAGCATTTTATCAATCAGGAGGAGCCTATGGCTTTAGAGATCAGCTTCAGGATGCGATGAACATGGTATATCCTCTAGCAGAGGCCACCAGAGAGCAGATTTTACTCCACTGTGCCCATCAATTTGTGGAGGGAGATGTACAACACTGGTGGCATCCTGGGGCAGGTGATAAGGGCATACGAACACGCTTTTCTGATGATTTATTGTGGCTGCCCTTTGCCGTGGTAGAATATCTGCATAATACAGGAGACTACAGTATTTTGGAGGAAGAGGTACAATTTTTAGAAGAAGAACCTTTAAGAGAGCATGAGGATGAAAGATACGGAATTCCAAGAATTTCTGAAGAAAAAGCTCCTGTGTATGAACACTGTATCAGAGCTATTGAAAGAGGATTGCAGTTTGGAGAAAATGGTATACCTTTGATGGGTTCTGGTGATTGGAACGATGGCATGAATACAGTAGGAAACAAAGGAAAAGGTGAAAGCGTGTGGCTAGGCTGGTTTTTATATACCATCTTAAATGGATTTTCTGAAGTATGCAATAAGATGCAGGAGGAAGGAAGAAGTAAAAGATATAAAGATTTTGCCAAACAGATTGCTGAAGCGATAGAAAAAAATGCCTGGGACGGGGCATGGTATATTCGCGCCTTTTATGATGATGGAAGTCCGCTGGGTTCCTCACAAAATAGTGAATGTAAAATTGACTCGTTGGCGCAATCCTGGTCTATCATTTCTGAGGGGGGCAGAGAAGATCGAAGTAAAAGGGCCATGGAGGCTGTAGAACAGTACTTGATTAAACGGAACGAAGGATTAATCCTTCTTTTCACCCCGCCTTTCGATAAAAGTGAACAAAACCCTGGTTATATCAAAGGGTATGTTCCAGGAGTAAGGGAAAATGGCGGGCAATATACCCATGCAGCCACCTGGGTCATCAAAGCCTTTGCTATGGCTGGTGAAGGTGATAAGGCTTGGGAGCTTTTTAATCTCATTAATCCTATCAATCATACTAGAACTCACCTTGAGTGTGCTACTTATAAACTGGAGCCTTATGTCATGGCGGCAGATGTATATGCCGTCAGCCCTCATACAGGAAGAGGTGGATGGAGCTGGTACACAGGTGTTTCAGGATGGATGTATAAGGTGGGGGTAGAATCTATACTAGGTCTAAAAAAGAATGAAGATAAGCTTTTTATCGACCCTTGTATACCAAAGGATTGGCAGCAATATGAGATGCGTTACAGGTATAAAAGCACCTATTATCATATCATCGTAAAAAATCCTAACGCTGCAAATCATCAGGTGAAGAAAATGCAGCTAGATGGAACAGAAGTACAAGAAGGATATATTTCTCTGGTAGACGATCAAAAAACACATGAAGTCCAGGTAATACTATAA
- a CDS encoding DUF6449 domain-containing protein, with translation MTSKTSLFKKGLLLSDFKRFWWASALYGLLLFFMLPLKQMMLKNAVEHEWVRNQIKNSLDLFHHQNSLQILLTFVVPVLLAVLVFRYMQKPNAAAMIHSLPFNRKTLYASHSTAGLLLMVLPVVIIAFILMILQTITILGEYYSFIDILRWFGYTLFFNSLFFSIAVFVGMFTGNSIAQMAFTYILHMLPAGIYMLYRYNMEQLLHGYTYTRLYESALDHLPMLTLLNNRIDDGLLPTNLLLSYTVLMVVFFIAAYCVYKIRNIEVASDVIAFTPIQPIFKYGVTVCSMLLGGIYFSSILGDSFATIVFGYLFSSLLGYIIAEMLLQKSFRVWSAYRGYLAYAFLLLLMLTGLKMDVIGYVGRIPDIEEVEKVYFNNYIYSWNRFEEEADIEDSLYFNNYFFVEEENIENVMKLHEALAQSPRPISGRSQYIVYTLKNDKHLVREYILNEKEYASLLKPIYESVEYKQRRFPIVVQNPDAIKLMEVVDHRSPKQSVILADSVKIQELVGLLQGEIQKSTFEELTFSKEGAPTILITDNKERRIGYAIRNSYTSVIQWLKDEGIYQSVMLLPEDIDYIVLEKRGETSGTKRVEIKDPQVIEELLNLSSYLEETGRDETLWVGFYIKNTSGYAHHMEYISQAIPASDALRAYLNQLDTP, from the coding sequence ATGACATCCAAAACATCCTTATTTAAAAAAGGTTTACTCTTAAGTGATTTTAAACGTTTTTGGTGGGCAAGCGCCCTATATGGACTACTATTATTTTTTATGTTGCCCTTAAAACAAATGATGTTAAAAAATGCTGTTGAACATGAATGGGTTAGAAATCAAATTAAAAATTCTCTTGACCTATTTCACCATCAAAATAGTCTTCAAATTTTATTAACCTTTGTGGTGCCAGTGTTACTAGCTGTGTTAGTTTTCCGATATATGCAAAAACCCAACGCAGCTGCCATGATTCATAGTTTGCCTTTTAATAGAAAAACCCTGTATGCTAGTCATAGTACCGCTGGCTTACTGCTGATGGTACTTCCTGTAGTAATCATTGCTTTTATATTGATGATCCTTCAAACTATCACCATTTTGGGAGAATATTATTCTTTTATCGATATCTTACGGTGGTTCGGCTATACGTTATTTTTCAATAGCTTATTTTTTAGTATTGCAGTTTTTGTAGGTATGTTTACAGGAAACTCCATTGCCCAGATGGCTTTTACCTATATTCTACATATGCTGCCGGCAGGGATTTATATGTTATACCGCTACAATATGGAACAATTACTTCATGGTTATACATATACTAGACTTTATGAATCTGCCTTAGATCACCTCCCTATGCTTACATTATTAAATAACAGAATAGATGATGGCCTTCTGCCGACAAACCTGCTGTTAAGCTATACCGTCCTGATGGTGGTATTTTTCATCGCTGCATACTGTGTATATAAAATAAGAAACATAGAAGTAGCAAGTGATGTCATCGCCTTCACACCAATACAGCCTATCTTCAAATATGGTGTAACTGTATGCAGCATGTTATTGGGAGGAATTTATTTTTCAAGTATCTTAGGAGATTCCTTCGCTACCATTGTCTTTGGATACCTATTTAGCTCTCTTTTGGGTTATATCATTGCCGAAATGCTTTTACAAAAATCCTTTAGAGTCTGGTCTGCCTATAGAGGCTATTTAGCCTATGCATTTCTGTTATTGCTGATGCTTACAGGACTTAAAATGGATGTTATCGGCTATGTAGGTCGTATACCAGATATCGAAGAAGTTGAAAAAGTCTATTTTAATAATTACATCTATAGTTGGAATCGCTTTGAAGAAGAAGCCGATATAGAGGATTCCTTGTATTTTAACAATTACTTTTTTGTGGAGGAGGAAAATATAGAAAATGTTATGAAGCTTCACGAAGCATTGGCACAATCTCCCCGTCCTATATCTGGTAGATCTCAATATATCGTTTATACTTTGAAAAATGATAAACATTTAGTGCGAGAGTATATATTGAATGAAAAAGAATATGCCTCCTTACTGAAACCTATTTATGAATCTGTGGAATATAAACAAAGGAGATTTCCTATTGTTGTGCAAAATCCCGATGCTATCAAACTGATGGAGGTTGTAGACCATCGTTCTCCAAAGCAATCCGTTATTCTGGCAGACTCTGTCAAGATACAAGAACTGGTTGGTCTTCTTCAAGGGGAGATACAAAAATCTACCTTTGAAGAATTAACCTTCTCTAAAGAGGGTGCTCCAACAATCCTTATTACAGATAATAAAGAAAGACGTATAGGTTATGCCATTAGAAATAGTTACACTTCTGTCATTCAGTGGCTGAAGGATGAAGGTATCTACCAAAGTGTCATGCTTTTGCCAGAGGATATAGACTACATTGTTTTAGAAAAAAGAGGAGAAACCTCAGGTACTAAAAGGGTAGAGATAAAGGATCCTCAAGTGATAGAAGAGTTATTGAATCTCAGCAGCTACTTAGAGGAAACAGGAAGAGATGAAACCCTCTGGGTTGGCTTCTACATTAAAAACACTTCAGGTTACGCCCATCACATGGAATACATCTCCCAAGCCATACCTGCTTCTGATGCCTTAAGGGCCTATCTCAATCAATTAGATACGCCGTAG
- a CDS encoding ABC transporter ATP-binding protein — translation MIEVNQLSKSFGTFKALDELNIHVKEASVYGLLGPNGAGKTTLIKHLIGIYRQDSGTVTIGGEPVYENPKIKSSMVYISDDLYFFSQYSIEEAARFYRDLYPTWNQERYIALKQVFPIDVKKRITKLSKGMQKQVAFWLGICIMPKVMILDEPVDGLDPVMRKKVWNLMLQDVVERQTTILVSSHNLRELEDVCDHVGILHHGKIVVERELDNMKSDIHKLQVAFSGEVPNGFLEELQVLHRSESGSILLLIVKGDKEQLLSIIKKENPVILDVLPLTLEEIFIYELGGMGYDIQNILI, via the coding sequence ATGATTGAAGTTAATCAATTAAGTAAATCTTTTGGTACGTTTAAAGCTTTGGATGAACTAAATATTCATGTAAAGGAAGCATCGGTATATGGTCTACTTGGCCCTAATGGGGCTGGAAAAACCACCTTAATTAAGCATCTTATCGGTATCTATCGACAAGATAGCGGAACTGTTACAATAGGGGGGGAACCTGTCTACGAAAACCCCAAAATAAAGTCTTCTATGGTGTATATCTCCGATGACTTATACTTTTTTTCACAGTATAGTATTGAAGAAGCAGCAAGATTTTACAGGGATCTTTATCCCACATGGAATCAAGAACGCTACATAGCTTTAAAACAGGTATTTCCTATTGATGTCAAAAAGAGAATTACTAAATTATCTAAGGGTATGCAAAAGCAGGTGGCTTTTTGGCTGGGTATATGCATTATGCCTAAAGTGATGATTTTAGACGAACCTGTAGACGGATTAGATCCTGTTATGCGTAAAAAAGTATGGAATCTTATGCTGCAGGATGTAGTAGAACGTCAAACAACCATTTTAGTCTCCTCCCATAATTTACGGGAACTAGAAGACGTATGTGATCATGTAGGTATCCTTCATCATGGAAAAATCGTGGTAGAAAGGGAACTTGATAATATGAAATCAGATATTCATAAATTACAGGTAGCCTTTTCAGGAGAAGTTCCTAATGGATTTTTAGAAGAACTTCAAGTGCTACACCGCTCAGAAAGTGGTAGTATCCTACTATTGATTGTAAAGGGAGATAAAGAACAATTGCTCTCTATTATAAAAAAAGAAAATCCTGTTATACTAGACGTTCTGCCACTAACACTGGAGGAAATTTTTATCTATGAGTTAGGAGGAATGGGCTATGACATCCAAAACATCCTTATTTAA